From Lolium perenne isolate Kyuss_39 chromosome 5, Kyuss_2.0, whole genome shotgun sequence, a single genomic window includes:
- the LOC139831507 gene encoding probable BOI-related E3 ubiquitin-protein ligase 3: protein MAINSQRLRQMILGTGDHQPAPAPTWLRFNQVGTSTAAAMPTNYATVVPGQQGYQSSYMVTPLPPSTSLVEEQDQYTEFLALAAVDLAKRGATLQGTLRSHKMVAGYKRKRDERLVPVLGVPHGQQQQQTIVVDDLLLNQASKMWEVLAKQKQRHMRLITSAAEDRAAKQLKAKDEEMKSIWVRNMALQDQVRILQREAQAWRNIARSKEAATSAIRDDLQRALEQAVRGRAVDDASSCCWGGNQVAFRRDDDYEVSKPEAAMSFGRCKGCGQGEAMELLLPCRHLCMCVPCAAMAKACPACGCTKTDSIFVNFS, encoded by the exons ATGGCCATTAACTCGCAGCGCCTACGCCAGATGATACTCGGCACCGGCGACCACCAGCCAGCCCCTGCTCCAACTTGGCTTCGTTTCAACCAGGTGGGTACCTCCACCGCCGCTGCTATGCCTACTAATTATGCAACCGTGGTTCCCGGCCAGCAGGGATACCAGTCGTCGTACATGGTCACGCCACTGCCGCCTTCTACATCGCTAGTGGAAGAGCAGGACCAGTACACTGAGTTCCTGGCGCTGGCTGCGGTTGACCTGGCGAAGAGGGGCGCAACGCTCCAGGGTACGCTGCGTTCGCACAAAATGGTCGCCGGATATAAGAGGAAGCGCGACGAGCGGTTGGTGCCGGTTCTTGGAGTGCCCCACGGGCAGCAACAACAGCAGACCATTGTTGTCGACGACCTCCTCCTAAACCAA GCGTCCAAGATGTGGGAGGTTCTGGCGAAGCAGAAGCAGAGGCACATGAGGCTGATCACCTCCGCCGCGGAGGATAGGGCGGCCAAGCAGCTCAAGGCCAAGGACGAGGAGATGAAGTCTATCTGGGTCAGGAACATGGCGCTCCAGGACCAGGTCAGGATCCTCCAGAGGGAGGCCCAGGCGTGGCGCAACATCGCTAGGTCCAAGGAGGCAGCTACCAGCGCGATCCGCGATGACCTGCAGCGTGCGCTAGAGCAGGCGGTCCGTGGCCGTGCAGTTGATGACGCTAGTTCGTGCTGCTGGGGGGGTAACCAGGTAGCCTTCCGCAGGGATGACGACTATGAGGTGTCGAAGCCGGAGGCGGCAATGAGTTTCGGGAGGTGCAAAGGGTGTGGCCAGGGTGAGGCCATGGAGCTGTTGCTGCCGTGCAGGCACCTTTGCATGTGTGTGCCGTGCGCGGCCATGGCGAAGGCATGCCCTGCGTGCGGATGCACCAAGACCGACAGCATCTTCGTCAACTTTTCCTGA